The Streptomyces achromogenes DNA segment GCTGGTGCAGCAGATACCGGCCGCGCCGGCGGGTGGTGACCAGGCCCGCCTTCTTCAGCAGGGTGAGGTGCCGGGATATCTCGGGCGCCGACACGCCGTGGACCTGGGCCAGTTCCGTCGTGGTGTACGCGCTGCGGGCCAGCATCCGGCAGATGCGCATGCGGACGGGATGGGACAGCGCGGTCATCCGGAGCGCCAGCTGCTCCACCGACGGCGGTGCGGCCGGCTCCGGCGAGCCGACCGGGTAGTGCAGCACCGGCTGCCAGCCGTACCGGTGCAGCACCATCAGGTGCGGCCAGCCGAGGCTCGTGGGCACCAACAGCAGGCCGCCGTCGCCCGTGGCGCTCCGGCCCACGACCAGCTTGTCGACGGTGATCCGCGCGGCCTCCTCGTCGAGTGTCACGGCTGAGGAGACGGAGGTGAGCGTCTCCGCCAGCCCCTTGCGGCGCAGGAGGTCCGTCTTCAGGCGGGCGTCGGCGGCGAGCGGGAGCCGCACCCGCGCCCAGACGTCGGCGAAGAACGCCTCGTCGCAGTCCCGCAGGAACTGGCGCAGCCATGCACGCACGCGTGGCGGGTCGTCGAGCAGCCGCCGGGTGAACCGCACCTGCCGCGGACCGCGCGTTGCGGCCAGGTCGAAGGCGCGCCGGCGCAGCTCCGGGTCGGAGACGACGCCGGCGCTCGGCAGGTCGTAGCCGGGCGCGC contains these protein-coding regions:
- a CDS encoding DUF5937 family protein gives rise to the protein MSLRIDVAGLRPERVSVAPSPLAELGMALHALAEPGHHPGLQGWVTAVTAGLDPHLADRMCEADFLWRTTFSDLFLPCAGIPGRTALPGATLADELDLLDKLTDEQFVDCALEFICAPGYDLPSAGVVSDPELRRRAFDLAATRGPRQVRFTRRLLDDPPRVRAWLRQFLRDCDEAFFADVWARVRLPLAADARLKTDLLRRKGLAETLTSVSSAVTLDEEAARITVDKLVVGRSATGDGGLLLVPTSLGWPHLMVLHRYGWQPVLHYPVGSPEPAAPPSVEQLALRMTALSHPVRMRICRMLARSAYTTTELAQVHGVSAPEISRHLTLLKKAGLVTTRRRGRYLLHQLDVAVVARLGSDFLEGILR